A stretch of the Agromyces larvae genome encodes the following:
- a CDS encoding alpha/beta fold hydrolase: MQTFAAADGARIAYHVIGAPRADDRADRAADRAADRAADRADDRADRADDRAGPAILVPGGPCRGVDYLELLADAASERPIAVLHPRGTPTTGGRSRGWWADADDLVALADHLGLDGVDVIAHSAGTRLALAALARRPERVRSLALVTPPAAWLTGAGYDGDALVRARRDPLVDAAFASIAGDGPRDQAEFDRVRAIEGPAGYARWTERERAHAAVGAWSLASIEAYFTGIPDDAAARILAAPRRPTLVIAGDGDILVGVGPVRAYADALGADLRMLADCGHYPWVEQPEAFRAALDGWPASGSSRSARSGASSRTGQHAGR; encoded by the coding sequence GTGCAGACCTTCGCCGCCGCCGACGGCGCCCGGATCGCCTACCACGTCATCGGCGCGCCCCGCGCCGATGACCGCGCCGACCGCGCCGCCGACCGCGCCGCCGACCGCGCCGCCGACCGCGCCGACGACCGCGCCGACCGCGCCGACGACCGCGCCGGGCCCGCCATCCTCGTGCCGGGCGGGCCCTGCCGCGGCGTCGACTACCTCGAGCTGCTCGCCGACGCGGCATCCGAGCGCCCGATCGCGGTGCTGCACCCGCGCGGCACCCCGACGACCGGCGGGCGCTCGCGCGGCTGGTGGGCCGATGCCGACGACCTCGTCGCGCTCGCCGACCACCTCGGACTGGACGGCGTCGACGTGATCGCGCACTCGGCCGGCACCCGGCTCGCGCTCGCCGCGCTGGCGCGGCGGCCCGAGCGCGTCCGCAGCCTCGCGCTGGTGACCCCGCCCGCGGCCTGGCTGACGGGCGCCGGGTACGACGGCGATGCGCTGGTGCGGGCGCGTCGCGACCCGCTGGTGGATGCCGCGTTCGCCTCGATCGCGGGCGACGGGCCGCGTGATCAGGCGGAGTTCGACCGCGTCCGGGCGATCGAGGGGCCCGCGGGCTACGCACGATGGACCGAGCGCGAGCGTGCGCACGCGGCGGTCGGAGCCTGGAGCCTCGCCTCGATCGAGGCGTACTTCACCGGCATTCCGGATGACGCGGCCGCCCGCATCCTCGCGGCGCCCCGCCGCCCGACCCTCGTGATCGCCGGAGACGGGGACATCCTGGTCGGCGTCGGCCCGGTACGGGCGTACGCGGACGCGCTCGGCGCCGACCTGCGGATGCTGGCCGACTGCGGACACTACCCGTGGGTCGAGCAGCCTGAGGCGTTCCGCGCGGCGCTCGACGGATGGCCGGCATCCGGGTCGAGCCGGTCGGCGCGATCAGGAGCATCGAGTCGAACCGGGCAGCACGCCGGGCGGTGA
- the aceA gene encoding isocitrate lyase — protein MSTQQPSQPRPGDQTQTAAELQLEWDANPRWEGVKRDYTAEDVIALRGPVREERTLARRGAEKLWEDIQRNTGTAFAPQDDPQWSAALGALTGNQAVQQVRAGLKAIYLSGWQVAADANLSGQTYPDQSLYPANSVPAVVRRINNALLRAGQIEVSLPEPGDGGDGSLRQAQGAPKDWMAPIVADAEAGFGGPLNAYELMHQMIEAGAAGVHWEDQLASEKKCGHMGGKVLIPTSQHIRTINAARLAADVAGVPSVIIARTDALAATLLTSDHDERDRPFVTGERTAEGFYEVQNGIEPVIARGLAYAEYADLLWVESAEPDLDLARRFAEAVHAKFPGKRLSYNCSPSFNWKRHLDDDQIAKFQRELASMGYAFQFITLAGFHALNHSMFTLAKDYSERHMSAYVELQEAEFASEASGYTATRHQREVGTGYFDQIATALNPTSATLALVGSTEEDQFTH, from the coding sequence ATGAGCACCCAGCAGCCCAGCCAGCCCCGACCCGGCGACCAGACCCAGACCGCTGCCGAACTGCAGCTCGAGTGGGACGCGAACCCGCGCTGGGAGGGCGTCAAGCGCGACTACACCGCCGAGGACGTCATCGCCCTGCGCGGCCCGGTGCGAGAGGAGCGCACGCTCGCCCGCCGCGGCGCCGAGAAGCTGTGGGAGGACATCCAGCGCAACACCGGCACCGCGTTCGCCCCGCAGGACGACCCGCAGTGGTCGGCCGCGCTCGGCGCGCTCACCGGCAACCAGGCCGTGCAGCAGGTGCGTGCGGGCCTGAAGGCGATCTACCTGAGCGGGTGGCAGGTCGCCGCCGACGCGAACCTCAGCGGCCAGACCTACCCCGACCAGTCGCTGTACCCCGCGAACTCGGTCCCGGCCGTCGTGCGCCGCATCAACAACGCGCTGCTGCGCGCCGGGCAGATCGAGGTCTCGCTCCCGGAGCCCGGCGACGGGGGTGACGGCTCCCTTCGACAGGCTCAGGGAGCTCCGAAGGACTGGATGGCCCCCATCGTCGCCGACGCCGAGGCCGGCTTCGGCGGCCCGCTGAACGCGTACGAGCTCATGCACCAGATGATCGAGGCGGGCGCCGCCGGCGTGCACTGGGAGGACCAGCTCGCCAGCGAGAAGAAGTGCGGCCACATGGGCGGCAAGGTGCTGATCCCGACGTCGCAGCACATCCGCACGATCAACGCGGCGCGCCTGGCGGCCGACGTGGCCGGCGTGCCATCCGTCATCATCGCCCGTACCGACGCGCTCGCCGCGACGCTGCTGACCAGCGATCACGACGAGCGCGACCGCCCCTTCGTGACCGGCGAGCGCACCGCCGAGGGCTTCTATGAGGTGCAGAACGGCATCGAGCCGGTCATCGCCCGCGGCCTGGCCTACGCCGAGTACGCCGACCTGCTCTGGGTCGAGTCGGCCGAGCCCGACCTCGACCTGGCCCGCCGGTTCGCCGAGGCGGTGCACGCGAAGTTCCCGGGCAAGCGCCTGAGCTACAACTGCTCGCCGTCGTTCAACTGGAAGCGCCACCTCGACGACGACCAGATCGCGAAGTTCCAGCGCGAGCTCGCGAGCATGGGCTACGCGTTCCAGTTCATCACGCTCGCGGGCTTCCACGCCCTCAACCACTCCATGTTCACGCTCGCGAAGGACTACAGCGAGCGGCACATGAGCGCATACGTCGAGCTCCAGGAGGCGGAATTCGCCTCGGAGGCATCCGGCTACACCGCCACGCGCCACCAGCGCGAGGTCGGCACCGGCTACTTCGACCAGATCGCCACGGCGCTGAACCCCACCAGCGCGACGCTCGCCCTCGTCGGATCGACCGAGGAAGACCAGTTCACCCACTGA